From a region of the Lactuca sativa cultivar Salinas chromosome 4, Lsat_Salinas_v11, whole genome shotgun sequence genome:
- the LOC111877156 gene encoding velvet complex subunit B-like has product MTTTTYRYRPTTYHSKRHHHLPPPPPLLPPTATTTYTHYHNHLLLSPTTYHLNRHRHLPLPPTTHHLPTLPPPPRTYRHRHHNHHHLPLPRLHHTVPPLPPLPTTTYGS; this is encoded by the coding sequence ATGACCACCACTACTTACCGTTATCGCCCTACCACCTACCACAGCAAAcgccaccaccacctaccaccgccaccaccactactACCACCTACTGCCACCACCACCTATACCCACTACCACAATCACCTACTGCTATCCCCCACCACTTACCACCTTAACCGTCATCGCCACCTACCGCtgccacccaccacccaccacctacCAACATTACCGCCACCACCTCGCACCTATCGCCACcgccaccacaaccaccaccacctaccGCTACCCCGCCTCCACCACACAGTTCCACCCCTACCACCACTACCAACCACCACATATGGCTCCTAA
- the LOC111877157 gene encoding protein TRACHEARY ELEMENT DIFFERENTIATION-RELATED 7A-like produces MKESSILPYYPCFISQHNLYYPHLLPPPQLLSPPLSPPPPPTTATATTFTNRHCHCHHYLPLSPYHLPPPPPLVPPIAITTYTYYHYHLSPSPHHLPHPPPSPSTIATHHLPPLPPPPPPTYRHRRHYHHHLPLPPPIPTIASNMKA; encoded by the coding sequence ATGAAGGAAAGTAGCATTTTACCTTATTATCCTTGTTTTATTTCACAACATAATCTCTACTACCCTCACCTATTACCACCGCCACAACTACTGTCACCACCgctatcaccaccaccaccacctaccaccgcGACCGCCACCACTTTCACCAACCGTCACTGCCACTGCCACCACTACTTACCGTTATCGCCCTACCACCTACCACCGCCACCGCCACTAGTACCACCTATCGCCATCACCACCTATACCTACTATCACTACCACCTATCGCCATCGCCCCACCACCTACCACATCCACCGCCATCACCATCTACCATTGCCACCCACCACCTACCACcgttaccaccaccaccaccacctacttATCGTCACCGCCGTCACTATCACCACCATCTACCGCTACCACCACCAATACCTACGATCGCCTCCAACATGAAAGCTTAA
- the LOC111877141 gene encoding uncharacterized protein LOC111877141 produces MSKMSYSSASMGSGSRTARRTVEFGRTYVVRPKAKHQATIVWLHGLGDNGSSWSQLLDNLPLPNIKWICPTAPTRPVTVLGGFPCAAWFDEGELSEDGPNDVEGLDASIAHIANLLSTEPSDVKLGIGGFSMGAACALYSAACFAQGKYGNGNPYPINLKAVVGLSGWLPGARNLRNKIGGSNEAARRAASLPILLCHGLSDEVVPYTYGERSSQMMSSAGFRYVTFKSYQGLGHYTVPKEMEEVCQWLNARLGA; encoded by the exons ATGTCCAAGATGAGTTATTCAAGCGCTTCAATGGGTTCCG GTAGTAGAACAGCTAGGAGAACTGTGGAATTCGGAAGAACATATGTTGTGAGGCCAAAAGCAAAACACCAAGCAACTATAGTTTGGTTGCATGGCCTTGGTGATAATGGTTCAAG TTGGTCACAACTCTTGGACAATCTTCCTCTTCCAAAT ATTAAATGGATATGCCCAACTGCACCTACTCGCCCAGTGACTGTGCTCGGTGGATTCCCTTGTGCTGCAT GGTTTGATGAAGGAGAGCTTTCAGAAGATGGTCCAAATGACGTTGAAGGGTTAGATGCTTCAATAGCTCACATAGCAAACTTGTTATCAACAGAGCCCTCTGATG tAAAACTTGGGATTGGTGGATTTAGTATGGGTGCTGCATGTGCACTTTACTCTGCAGCTTGTTTTGCTCAAGGGAAATATGGAAATGGAAATCCTTACCCAATTAACTTAAAAGCTGTTGTTGGATTGAGTGGGTGGCTTCCTGGTGCTAG GAATTTAAGGAACAAAATTGGTGGCTCAAACGAAGCCGCAAGACGTGCTGCTTCATTGCCCATTTTGCTCTGTCATGGACTCA GTGATGAAGTAGTTCCATATACTTACGGAGAGAGGTCTTCCCAGATGATGAGTTCCGCCGGTTTTCGATATGTTACATTCAAAAGCTACCAAGG GCTTGGTCATTATACAGTTCCTAAAGAGATGGAAGAGGTGTGTCAATGGTTGAATGCAAGACTTGGAGCTTGA